One window of the Podospora pseudopauciseta strain CBS 411.78 chromosome 4, whole genome shotgun sequence genome contains the following:
- a CDS encoding hypothetical protein (EggNog:ENOG503PXXZ) produces the protein MLMLKTLGSLVLGLTTATLGNTQRLSGPSSKLVLGDIRNKAHNLVDGETKHQRAMGRIGQLGDSYTRPADISRSLSEKTTESSSRRPRRRRQNTKDTTDDADSTRAVCQGKNGTTIDCLEEIGCCMLPTGEAACCSAAGVTCDESDCVQTTASIPLPAASSLAIITVTQTITSTVTSFAETRLAITTSTQLLTFINPTQRTATSTVIVTSFVRRAKRTFGSPVEITPVQTRLVLAPTSSPEPRTTPISSREYMGGRAAVGKRQEATLTSTVVIRTTVFVPGVTTRTLTNIVFSTTLAAPNAVTTVFVTTTVFRPLSSSTTTVPEATVPMDQSPIEPTPSSTTGSESATSLTPTDSTETTNPTEPTEPLPTDSPALSSATPSSPAPTTLASFTDVTTTTTITTFPSSETTTTSVMEPTGMETMSLSPTPTAGPNTPLTPQQPTLTPAQIAALVLGIILALLLFIALAFILRRLVIKRRQAQAKIRQHLSPSPPPLMSGGRPSAPAPTVPTGPSSNSSYSGLTGEGEVRIVIRPAPKRRTQSSGIGYGQGMVWPLPPGRLSAKSGEGGGEYSIFVDSPSERGREKEGEWSIASERGSLGDDNGQQRGESMLSGAASSGYGYGYGYGYGGYGSVRGESYPGLGTLLTPPPPPLRLAERREMELEREREVRGFRTGLLGGRDTDESAGEGGSGKGKRPVTRGTEDSGFRGDESGNGGSSNDSPESKKSGQSGNGGGRGGTLGKKGSFGVGKAW, from the exons atgttgatgttgaaaaCCTTGGGCAGCCTCGTCCTGGGACTCACAACTGCGACGCTTGGGAATACTCAACGGCTTTCAGGTCCCTCATCTAAGCTAGTTCTTGGTGATATACGAAATAAAGCACACAATTTGGTAGATGGCGAGACAAAGCATCAAAGGGCTATGGGGAGAATTGGGCAATTGGGAGACAGTTACACGAGGCCAGCGGATATTTCTAGGTCCCTCAGCGAGAAAACTACAGAATCTTCATCAAGACgaccaaggagaaggagacaAAACACAAAAGATACAACAGATGATGCCGATTCGACACGGGCTGTGTGTCAAGGCAAAAATGGCACAACAATCGACTGCCTGGAAGAGATTGGATGCTGCATGTTGCCGACTGGAGAAGCAGCATGCTGTTCAGCGGCCGGTGTCACATGTGACGAGAGTGACTGTGTTCAGACAACTGCTTCGAT ACCGCTGCCGGCAGCATCCAGTTTGGCCATTATCACCGTCACAcaaaccatcaccagcacGGTCACCTCCTTTGCAGAGACCAGACTTGCTATTACTACCAGCACCCAGCTTCTCACTTTTATTAATCCAACACAGCGTACAGCTACTTCGACGGTTATTGTAACGTCTTTCGTAAGGAGGGCAAAACGAACCTTTGGAAGCCCTGTTGAGATCACGCCAGTTCAAACGCGTCTTGTCCTGGCGCCCACTAGCAGTCCGGAACCCCGTACAACCCCGATATCGAGCAGAGAGTATATGGGAGGCAGAGCTGCGGTCGGGAAACGGCAAGAGGCAACGCTCACTTCCACGGTTGTGATCAGAACGACGGTCTTTGTTCCTGGTGTCACGACAAGAACACTCACCAATATCGTTTTCTCAACCACGCTGGCGGCTCCTAACGCAGTTACCACAGTCTTCGTCACCACAACCGTCTTTAGACCTTTGTCCTCGAGCACAACTACCGTACCGGAGGCTACAGTACCGATGGACCAGTCCCCAATAGAacccacaccctcctcaacgaCCGGTTCCGAGTCAGCTACTTCTCTCACACCAACAGACTCAACAGAGACCACAAACCCAACAGAGCCCACGGAACCACTCCCCACCGATTCTCCGGCTCTAAGTTCAGccaccccctcttccccggcGCCAACCACTTTGGCATCTTTTACTgatgtcaccaccaccaccaccatcacaacctTCCCGTCATcagaaaccaccaccacttccgTGATGGAACCAACAGGAATGGAAACAATGTCCCTCTCCCCTACTCCCACAGCGggccccaacacccccctcacaccccaacaaccaaccctcacccccgcccAAATAGCCGCTCTAGTCCTAggcatcatcctcgccctcttgCTATTCATAGCCCTCGCGTTCATCCTCCGCCGTCTGGTCATCAAAAGAAGACAAGCCCAAGCAAAGATCCGGCAGCatctctccccttcccctccgcccctcATGTCTGGCGGGAGGCCATCAGCACCGGCACCCACAGTCCCAAccggcccctcctccaacagctcctACAGCGGGTTGACAGGCGAAGGGGAAGTCAGAATCGTCATCCGCCCCGCACCCAAAAGAAGAACGCAATCGAGCGGGATTGGGTATGGGCAGGGGATGGTGTGGCCTTTGCCGCCTGGGAGATTGTCCGCTAAGtcgggggaaggggggggggagtatTCTATTTTTGTGGATTCCCCTTcggaaaggggaagggagaaggagggggagtggagTATTGCTTCTGagagggggagtttgggggatGATAATGGGCAGCAAAGGGGGGAGAGTATGTTGAGTGGGGCTGCTAGTTCGGGGTATGGGTATGGGTATGGGTATGGGTATGGGGGGTATGGGAGTGTGAGGGGGGAGTCGTACCCTGGGTTGGGGACGCTGttgacgccgccgccgccgccgttgaggttggcggagaggagggagatggaattggagagggagcgggaggTTAGGGGGTTTAGGACgggtttgttgggggggcgggATACGGATGAGagcgcgggggaggggggtagtgggaaggggaagaggccTGTGACGAGGGGGACGGAGGATAGTGGGTTTAGGGGGGATGAGagtgggaatggggggagtAGCAATGATAGTCCTGAGTCGAAGAAGAGTGGGCAGAGTGGAaatggaggaggccgagggggcacgctggggaagaagggaagcTTTGGGGTGGGAAAGGCTTGGTGA
- the PAM16 gene encoding mitochondrial import inner membrane translocase subunit TIM16 (BUSCO:EOG09265M8S; COG:U; EggNog:ENOG503P40W) — translation MAYRLITQVVLIGTRVLGRSFAEAYKQAAASSAYQRAQAQSGNGTAGRASLSSGMTLDEACKILNVKPPQKGEANMEEVMERFKRLFDNNDPKKGGSFYLQSKILRARERIEAEVRPHMEKAEQEAEVKEGWNPKLYKDKK, via the exons ATG GCCTACCGCCTCATAACCCAAGTCGTCCTCATCGGCACCCGCGTTCTCGGCCGCTCCTTCGCCGAAGCCTACAAGCaagccgccgcctcctcggcctaCCAACGCGCCCAGGCCCAGTCGGGCAATGGCACCGCCGGCCGCGCCAGCCTCAGCAGCGGCATGACCCTCGACGAAGCCTGCAAGATCCTCAACGTCAAGCCACCACAAAAGGGGGAAGCCAATATGGAGGAGGTCATGGAGCGATTCAAGCGCTTGTTTGACAACAACGACCCCAAAAAGGGCGGTTCATTCTACCTGCAGAGCAAGATCCTGCGTGCGAGGGAAAGGATCGAGGCCGAGGTGCGCCCACATATGGAGAAGGCGGAGCAAGAGGCCGAGGTAAAAGAGGGGTGGAATCCAAAGCTGTACAAGGATAAGAAATAA
- a CDS encoding hypothetical protein (EggNog:ENOG503NVNA; COG:U; BUSCO:EOG092643QW) — translation MSNYYGGGPAQPNPGLQFYQSNYAQPVSGHATPSQASYGYGGPSSGGFGSSFTSGFAGAPGVSGRMDEQGGLRTGWLAAFSTEGYDGEPPLLEELGVSFTKIQRKTFAVLNPFSRVDQHLMDDSDLAGPVLFFFLFGTFLMLSGSVHFGFIYGLAVLGSVSLHTILSLMAPPVDPSTAVPSAPGQSSYPGAPVHHHSQSQSGATTTLTFARSASVLGYCLLPLVATSLVGIVMPMATPFGIFLTTLAVLWSSYAASGIFCSVGGMNRQRFLVAYPLALFYVGFGIMGVFSSRGGKAGKA, via the exons ATGTCAAATTACTACGGCGGCGGCCCCGCCCAGCCAAACCCCGGTCTTCAGTTCTACCAGTCCAACTACGCACAACCAGTATCTGGCCACGCGACCCCATCACAAGCATCCTACGGCTATGGCGGTCCCTCCTCCGGCGGCTTCGGCAGCAGCTTCACCTCTGGCTTCGCCGGCGCCCCAGGAGTATCAGGCCGCATGGACGAGCAAGGTGGGCTAAGAACAGGCTGGCTCGCCGCCTTTTCAACAGAGGGGTACGACGGGGAGCCGCCCTtattggaggagttgggggtATCATTCACAAAGATCCAGCGCAAG ACCTTCGCCGTCCTAAACCCCTTCTCCCGCGTAGACCAACACCTAATGGACGACTCCGACCTCGCCGGTcccgtcctcttcttcttcctt TTCGGAACCTTCCTCATGCTCTCCGGCTCCGTCCACTTCGGCTTCATCTACGGcctcgccgtcctcggcTCAGTATCCCTCCACACAATCCTCTCCCTTATGGCACCCCCCGtcgacccctccaccgccgttCCCTCCGCCCCCGGTCAATCATCCTACCCCGGCGCGcccgtccaccaccactcccagtCCCAATCCGGTGCCACGACCACATTGACGTTTGCCCGATCCGCCTCGGTACTGGGGTATTGTCTCCTCCCACTGGTAGCCACCTCCCTAGTCGGAATCGTCATGCCCATGGCGACACCCTTCGGGATTTTCTTGACCACCTTGGCGGTGTTATGGAGCAGTTATGCCGCCAGTGGAATCTTTTGCTCGGTGGGGGGGATGAACAGGCAGAGGTTTTTGGTGGCGTATCCGTTGGCGTTGTTTTATGTCGGGTTTGGGATCATGGGCGTTTTTAGTAGCAGGGGGGGGAAGGCAGGGAAGGCGTAG
- a CDS encoding hypothetical protein (EggNog:ENOG503NVDB; COG:D; COG:Z): MPPKRAAATAASAATKKTAVATTTTKKTTATTATKKTTIAAATKKTVATTKKAAAAPKKAAAAPKKAAPKKAAPKKKTVAEVAPESDKENTEEPEKKVVTTKRKRTRDDEEQAPVASSSEDESAQEPVDAQAQPAKKRKVAAPKAPAAKRPARVLKAINEKPKRVLDMFVFGEGTAGELGLGSVKVDGKKPIDVKRPRLNPNVSNVVQIACGGMHVAALTKDNKIFTWGVNDQGALGRDTTWDGGLRDVEDEDDDSDDEDDTGMNPKESTPAEIDTSGLPEGIEWVQVVASDSATFALTTTGQVYGWGTFRSNEGVLGFSRSVGIQRTPAHVPELSKIKQLAAGLNHILALDEKNKIYAWGAGQQAQLARRLLERDDTAALYPAGVGSLPGRAKAVKLACGSYHCFVIDTKGRVISWGLNNYAECGHEDSVGVDGGYVMRPQIVESLSGYEIADIAGGEHHSLACTTDGKLLTWGRIDGHQVGQPTGSFTEDNTIYDDRQKPRILVVPTEIPEVKDVVQVAAGTDHSFAVTKDGKVYSWGFSANYQTGQGTTDDIESPTLIDNTAIRDRKIVFAGAGGQYGIVAAEKEEAQN; encoded by the exons ATGCCTCCCAAAAGAGCTGCCGCGACAGCCGCGAGCGCTGCGACCAAAAAGACGGCTGTcgctaccaccaccaccaagaagacCACTGCCACGACGGCTACTAAGAAGACTACTATTGCTGCGGCGACCAAGAAGACTGTCGCTACcaccaagaaggctgctgccgcGCCCAAGAAGGCCGCCGCTGCTCCCAAGAAGGCCGCGCCCAAGAAGGCCgcgcccaagaagaagactgtCGCTGAGGTTGCCCCCGAGTCTGATAAGGAAAACACGGAGGAGCCTGAGAAGAAGGTCGTTACCACCAAGAGAAAACGCACCCGGGATGACGAGGAGCAAGCCCCAGTCGCGTCAAGTTCCGAGGACGAGAGTGCCCAAGAGCCTGTCGACGCGCAGGCGCAAccggccaagaagaggaaggtcGCCGCTCCTAAAGCCCCCGCTGCGAAGCGCCCTGCCCGCGTCCTGAAGGCCATCAACGAGAAGCCCAAGCGTGTTCTCGACATGTTTGTGTTTGGCGAGGGCACCGCTGGCGAGCTCGGTCTTGGCAGTGTTAAGGTGGACGGCAAGAAGCCCATCGATGTCAAGCGTCCCCGCCTGAACCCCAATGTCTCCAATGTTGTTCAGATTGCTTGCGGTGGCATGCACGTTGCTGCTCTTACCAAGGACAACAAGATCTTCACCTGGGGTGTCAACGATCAGGGCGCTCTCGGACGCGACACCACGTGGGATGGTGGGCTCAGAgatgttgaggatgaggacgatgacagtgatgacgaggacgacacTGGCATGAACCCCAAGGAGAGCACTCCTGCCGAGATTGACACGAGCGGCCTCCCCGAGGGTATTGAGTGGGTTCAGGTTGTTGCCAGCGACAGCGCGACTTTTgctctcaccaccactggCCAGGTCTATGGATGGGGTACATTCAGG AGCAACGAGGGTGTACTGGGCTTCAGTCGTAGTGTTGGCATTCAGAGGACCCCAGCCCACGTCCCCGAGCTGTCCAAGATCAAGCAGCTTGCTGCCGGTCTCAACCacatcctcgccctcgacgaGAAGAATAAGATTTACGCCTGGGGCGCCGGCCAACAAGCCCAGCTTGCTCGCCGTCTCCTCGAGCGCGACGACACCGCTGCCCTCTACCCTGCCGGCGTTGGTTCTCTCCCCGGCCGCGCCAAGGCCGTCAAGCTTGCCTGCGGTTCTTACCACTGCTTCGTCATTGACACCAAGGGCCGTGTCATCAGCTGGGGTCTCAACAACTACGCCGAGTGCGGCCACGAGGACTCTGTCGGCGTCGACGGCGGCTACGTCATGCGCCCCCAGATTGTCGAGTCGCTCAGCGGTTACGAGATTGCCGACATTGCCGGCGGTGAGCACCACTCTTTGGCATGCACCACCGATGGCAAGCTCCTCACCTGGGGCCGGATTGATGGCCACCAGGTCGGTCAGCCAACCGGTTCGTTCACCGAGGACAATACTATTTATGACGACCGCCAGAAGCCAAGAATCCTCGTCGTCCCTACCGAGATCCCCGAGGTCAAGGATGTTGTCCAGGTCGCCGCTGGCACCGACCACAGCTTTGCTGTCACCAAGGATGGCAAGGTTTACAGCTGGGGTTTCTCGGCCAACTACCAGACTGGCCAGGGGACTACGGATGATATTGAGTCGCCAACACTTATTGACAACACCGCCATCAGGGACAGGAAGATCGTCTTTGCTGGTGCGGGCGGGCAGTACGGTATTGTTGCtgccgagaaggaggaggctcaGAATTAG
- a CDS encoding hypothetical protein (COG:S; EggNog:ENOG503P5KD), protein MTAPTTCCRSSNNNASSAECVCAKQATCSCGKQSALHCSCSAAATENTVAGPRCSCRARPAGQCTCERAASENVTPEKACACGSRPADACTCEKAADGGFNPENEIDFTTKK, encoded by the exons ATGACCGCCCCAACCACCTGCTGCcgctcctccaacaacaacgcctCCTCGGCGGAGTGCGTCTGCGCCAAGCAAGCGACCTGCTCCTGCGGGAAGCAATCCGCCCTCCACTGCTCCtgctccgccgccgcgacGGAGAACACGGTCGCCGGACCGAGATGCAGCTGCCGTGCTAGACCCGCGGGCCAGTGCACCTGCGAGCGTGCCGCTTCGGAGAATGTGACGCCTGAGAAGGCTTGTGCTTGTGGTTCAAGACCTGCTG ATGCTTGCACTTGTGAGAAGGCTGCTGATGGGGGGTTCAACCCGGAGAATGAGATTGATTTTACTACCAAGAAATAA
- a CDS encoding hypothetical protein (COG:A; EggNog:ENOG503P1GI): protein MHYIKLLRPPVVEFVRSERCLRLVLAITTDLGDSFFSPKDPVELLVVGAYTTTKDGKEQLVPVILTQRNTPKWKAGMRVLKLDLPLPPHPIKTIQIRPADRQLTALGTTDIYPPTGQGLILAAFSDVSLDRNTAVPPVCFRSLRLPTADNQTLQVEEDMGDSIARHIWDSGIATVSLLADMFLSTSPKGNPMPALKQLFQQDRDRPLNILEVGCGIGTLGIGVARLLALKKAPRQMTTRILMTDLPEAEERARANIARQAEALSQAPAPSLDFESLDWIDGQNGVFGAQVQDNTWDLIVVSDCTYNTDTLSPLVQTLSALHGHSGEQSVRPKVFLSTKSRHSSEREFWDLMAADGWSIEEEATLPLPHIDGGGNPVELYLFEKK, encoded by the coding sequence ATGCATTACATAAAACTACTGCGACCACCAGTGGTCGAGTTCGTCAGATCAGAACGATGCCTCCGATTAGTactcgccatcaccaccgatcTCGGGGACTCGTTCTTCTCACCCAAAGACCCAGTTGAGCTCCTTGTGGTCGGCGCTTACACGACGAcaaaagatggaaaagagCAACTGGTACCAGTTATCCTCACACAACGAAATACGCCAAAATGGAAGGCTGGGATGAGAGTTCTCAAACTGGATCTTCCATTGCCTCCACACCCCATCAAAACGATCCAGATCCGGCCGGCAGACCGTCAACTTACAGCTCTTGGAACGACAGACATCTACCCACCAACGGGCCAGGGACTCATCCTAGCGGCATTCTCTGATGTCTCGCTGGACAGGAACACAGCAGTACCTCCTGTGTGCTTTCGGAGTTTGAGGCTGCCAACAGCCGATAACCAGACGCTCcaagtggaggaggatatggGGGATAGCATAGCCCGGCACATCTGGGACTCTGGGATTGCCACTGTGTCTCTCCTGGCCGACATGTTTCTGAGCACCAGCCCGAAGGGAAACCCAATGCCCGCCTTGAAGCAGCTCTTTCAACAAGATCGGGACAGGCCACTGAACATCCTGGAAGTTGGCTGCGGCATCGGGACACTAGGCATAGGGGTGGCCCGGCTGCTTGCTTTGAAGAAGGCTCCCAGACAGATGACAACTCGTATCCTCATGACTGATCTCCCCGAGGCTGAAGAACGAGCCAGAGCGAATATCGCCCGGCAAGCGGAAGCTCTCAGCCAAGCACCAGCACCCTCGCTAGACTTTGAGAGCCTCGACTGGATAGACGGGCAGAATGGCGTGTTTGGAGCGCAGGTCCAGGATAATACCTGGGATTTGATTGTCGTGAGTGACTGCACCTACAACACGGATACTCTGTCACCGTTGGTGCAGACGCTTTCGGCTCTTCATGGCCATTCCGGCGAGCAGTCGGTCAGGCCAAAGGTCTTTTTGTCGACAAAGTCAAGACACTCGTCCGAGAGAGAGTTCTGGGATCTGATGGCTGCTGATGGGTGGAgtattgaggaggaggctacACTGCCGCTTCCTCATattgatgggggtgggaatCCTGTTGAGTTGTATCTCTTTGAGAAGAAATGA
- a CDS encoding hypothetical protein (COG:G; EggNog:ENOG50KOG2431), translated as MDLREEFYDVVEEVCKIDFAGGKGGVDMGRYLGGLVAGYDLSGEWGLLERAGELGGLLMEKGKGREGTRTGAWLEFTRLGQLIGDKKYCDTVSGEVDVLEEGQERTKLRGLWPVKGTEGDEVFGLGKGAEGVYGNLLKTAALLGRGREGRLERMWKEAMGVAEDWLLFRPMLAEEDRDEIGDRRDVLLVGEARMNGDEVETAPKVQHLGCYAGGMFGLGGKLFGNEEYVRIGEQLTRGCAWAYGAFPTGLMPEVLEAVPCEGDWRDGPCKFDEDKWRKEGSRKLRKPFKSVKDPKYLLRPEAIESLFVMFRITGNKEYQELAWEMFQSVVGATETELAFSAISDVTVHGLLKKLDSMESFWLAETLKYYYLIFSPPDLISLDEWVLSPGAHPFRRDSSGFITRGFDEPPRPKKKKKKKPGVP; from the exons ATggatttgagggaggagttttatgatgttgtggaggaggtttgcAAGATTGATTTCgcgggggggaaggggggggtggataTGGGGAGGTAtctgggggggttggttgctggGTATGATTTGTCGGGGgagtgggggttgttggagagggcgggggagttgggggggttgttgatggaaaaggggaaggggcgAGAGGGAACGAGGACGGGGGCTTGGTTGGAGTTTACACGGTTGGGACAGCTGATCGGTGATAAAAAGTATTGTGATACTGTgagtggggaggtggatgttttggaggaggggcaggagaggacgaagttgagggggttgtggccTGTGAAAGGGACTGAAGGCGATGAGGTTTTTGGcctggggaagggggcggagggCGTTTATGGCAATCTACTCAAGACGGCGGCTTTGCTCggaagggggagagaggggaggttAGAGAGGATGTGGAAAGAAGCCATGGGGGTGGCGGAGGATTGGTTGCTCTTCCGGCCCATGCTcgcggaggaggatagggatGAGATAGGGGATAGGAGGGATGTACTGTTGGTTGGTGAGGCGAGGATGAACGGGGATGAAGTAGAAACGGCGCCAAAGGTTCAGCATTTGGGTTGCTATGCGGGGGGGATGTTTGGGCTGGGAGGGAAGCTGTTTGGGAACGAGGAATATGTCAGGATTGGGGAGCAGCTCACTCGGGGTTGTGCGTGGGCTTACGGGGCGTTTCCCACGGGTTTGATGCCAGAGGTGCTCGAGGCGGTTCCTTGCGAGGGCGACTGGAGGGACGGGCCGTGCAAGTTTGATGAGGACAAGTGGCGGAAAGAGGGCAGCAGGAAGCTGAGGAAGCCGTTCAAGTCGGTGAAGGACCCAAAGTACCTACTCAGACCGGAGGCTATCGAGAGCTTGTTCGTCATGTTCAGAATTACGGGAAACAAGGAGTACCAAGAGCTGGCATGGGAGATGTTCCAGAGCGTAGTCGGGGCTACCGAGACGGAGCTGGCGTTTTCTGCCATCAGCGATGTCACTGTTCATGGCCTACTGAAGAAGCTGGATTCGATGGAG AGCTTCTGGCTAGCCGAAACACTCAAGTACTACTACCTcatcttctcaccaccagacCTCATCAGCCTGGACGAATGGGTCCTCAGCCCAGGAGCACATCCCTTCCGCCGAGACAGCAGTGGGTTCATCACCCGAGGCTTCGACGAACCCCCACgcccaaaaaagaagaagaaaaagaagccaGGGGTACCATGA
- a CDS encoding hypothetical protein (EggNog:ENOG503NYRW; COG:G), giving the protein MGEKRAITPEASSSSDEKAVAHHAEGHGENHAAATDEYVFTLHCTMDRTSTVLTQRDRYGNALIHIDPEAERRLRWKLDLMIVPTVALLYLFCFIDRANIGNARIAGLEKDLNLTGYDYNGLLSVFYISYIVFEIPSNIGCKYFGPGWFIPTISLGFGGLSIAMAFVNNFAQAAAVRFLLGAFEAGMLPGIAYYLSRWYRRSELTFRLGLYIVMAPMAGAFGGLLASGILQLESFGSLTSWRMIFAIEGVITCVLALISYITLTDRPETARWLTQAEKDLAILRIKSERVGTTEVLDKMDVKKLMRGILNPVTLSTSFIFLLNNITVQGVSFFAPTIVRSIYPGKSTVMTQLLTVPPYVVGGFFTLLLPAISWKMDRRQIIIMSCTPLVIVGFIIFLATTNTEARYAAIFLLSSSIFALGPMTNSQVSANVVSDTARSSAIGMNVMCGNIGGLVSTWSFLPTDGPNYPIGNGLNLAAISTILIVATAMLFWMKKDNKRREALSVEEELAGMSREEVQDLDWKHPAFRWKP; this is encoded by the coding sequence ATGGGTGAAAAGAGAGCTATTACCCCCGAGGCCAGCTCGTCTTCGGACGAGAAGGCCGTCGCCCACCACGCCGAGGGTCACGGAGAGAACCACGCCGCTGCCACAGACGAGTATGTTTTCACATTGCATTGCACCATGGATAGAACCAGCACCGTGCTAACCCAGCGTGACAGATATGGCAACGCCCTCATTCACATCGATCCTGAGGCTGAGCGCAGACTTCGGTGGAAGTTGGATCTCATGATCGTTCCCACTGTTGCCTTGCTCTACCTGTTCTGCTTCATTGACAGAGCAAACATCGGCAACGCCAGGATTGCTGGTCTCGAGAAGGATCTCAATCTTACCGGCTACGACTACAACGGTCTCCTCTCCGTCTTCTACATCTCCTACATTGTTTTCGAGATCCCATCCAACATCGGCTGCAAGTACTTTGGCCCCGGCTGGttcatccccaccatctccctcggcTTCGGTGGTCTTTCCATCGCCATGGCTTTCGTCAACAACTTCGCCCAGGCCGCCGCTGTtcgcttcctcctcggtgcTTTCGAGGCTGGTATGCTTCCCGGCATCGCCTACTATCTCTCGAGATGGTACCGCCGTTCCGAGCTCACCTTCCGTCTCGGTCTCTACATCGTCATGGCTCCCATGGCCGGTGCCTTCGGTGGTCTCCTCGCCTCCGGCATCCTCCAGCTTGAGAGCTTTGGCAGCCTGACCTCTTGGCGCATGATTTTCGCCATTGAGGGCGTCATCACCTGCGTTCTTGCTCTCATTTCCTACATCACCCTCACTGACCGTCCCGAGACGGCTCGCTGGCTCACCCAGGCGGAGAAGGACCTTGCCATTCTCCGCATCAAGTCTGAGCGCGTCGGCACCACCGAGGTCCTCGACAAGATGGACGTCAAGAAGCTCATGCGCGGCATCCTCAACCCTGTGACGCTCAGCACCTCGTTCATTTTCCtgctcaacaacatcaccgTCCAGGGCGTCAGCTTCTTCGCCCCCACCATCGTCCGCTCCATCTACCCCGGCAAGTCCACCGTCATGACCCAGCTCCTGACTGTGCCCCCGTATGTCGTCGGTGGATTCTTCACTCTCCTTCTGCCCGCCATCAGCTGGAAGATGGACCGTCGccagatcatcatcatgtcttGCACACCCCTCGTCATTGTcggcttcatcatcttccttgccaccaccaacaccgaggcCCGCTATGCCGCCATCTTTTTGCTCTCGTCGTCCATCTTTGCGCTTGGCCCCATGACCAACTCGCAGGTCAGCGCCAACGTTGTTTCGGACACGGCTCGCAGCAGCGCCATCGGCATGAACGTCATGTGCGGAAACattggtgggttggtgagcaCTTGGTCTTTTCTGCCTACTGATGGGCCGAACTATCCTATCGGTAACGGCCTGAACCTGGCGGCCATTTCGACCATCTTGATTGTTGCTACTGCGATGCTGTTCTGGATGAAGAAGGATAAtaagaggagggaggcgttgagcgtggaggaggagctggcggggatgagcagggaggaggtgcaggaTTTGGATTGGAAGCACCCTGCTTTCCGGTGGAAGCCTTAG